A genome region from Alistipes dispar includes the following:
- a CDS encoding ATPase, with product MIIIADSGSTKCTWLFHDGGKTTSVRTRGINALQHTPEQIRETLAALPPCGPVSAVHIYSAGCSPAFPVSNEKLRRELEARFGAARIEVRSDLLGAARALFGRDEGIACILGTGANSCHCRDGEVVHNVSALGYVLGDEGSGAVLGRNLVNGIFKEHIPLRGEFLEACGMTYEEIIRRVYNEPFANRFLASFAPFILDHIGCPEVRRMVLRSFGDFAERNLSRYPKGLPVSFVGGIAAHFGELLREALAGAGYEVKEIIESPAEGLLKYHHGK from the coding sequence ATGATAATCATCGCAGACAGCGGATCGACCAAATGCACGTGGCTTTTCCACGACGGCGGAAAAACCACGTCGGTGCGCACCCGAGGCATCAACGCCCTCCAGCATACGCCGGAACAGATCCGGGAGACGCTCGCCGCACTCCCTCCGTGCGGCCCCGTGTCGGCCGTCCACATCTACAGCGCCGGGTGCAGCCCCGCCTTCCCCGTCTCGAACGAGAAACTCAGACGCGAGCTGGAAGCCCGCTTCGGCGCGGCGCGGATCGAGGTCCGGTCGGACCTGCTCGGCGCTGCGCGCGCCCTGTTCGGGCGCGACGAAGGCATCGCCTGCATCCTCGGCACGGGCGCCAATTCGTGCCACTGCCGCGACGGCGAGGTGGTCCACAACGTATCGGCGCTGGGCTACGTGCTGGGCGACGAGGGGTCGGGTGCGGTGCTGGGCCGCAACCTCGTGAACGGCATCTTCAAGGAACACATCCCCCTGCGCGGGGAATTCCTCGAAGCGTGCGGGATGACCTACGAGGAGATCATCCGCCGCGTCTATAACGAACCTTTCGCCAACCGCTTCCTGGCGTCGTTCGCCCCCTTCATCCTCGACCACATCGGCTGCCCGGAGGTACGCCGGATGGTGCTCCGCTCGTTCGGCGACTTCGCCGAACGCAACCTGAGCCGCTATCCCAAGGGGCTGCCCGTCTCGTTCGTCGGCGGCATCGCCGCCCATTTCGGGGAGCTGCTGCGCGAAGCGCTGGCCGGCGCCGGATACGAAGTAAAGGAAATCATCGAATCGCCCGCAGAGGGACTTTTGAAATACCACCATGGAAAATAG
- a CDS encoding BlaI/MecI/CopY family transcriptional regulator has protein sequence MEKLTRREEELMRCFWERGPLFVRELVAMAPEPKPHFNTLSTMVRALEAKGYVGHTAYGSTYQYYPLVSEAEFSRSTLGNVISRYFENSYLGAVSALVEEEKISVDELRELIERIETQNRG, from the coding sequence ATGGAAAAACTGACCCGTCGTGAAGAGGAGCTGATGCGTTGTTTCTGGGAGCGCGGACCGTTGTTCGTGCGCGAGCTGGTGGCCATGGCCCCCGAGCCCAAGCCCCATTTCAATACGCTTTCGACCATGGTGCGCGCCCTGGAGGCCAAAGGCTACGTGGGACACACGGCCTACGGGAGCACCTACCAGTATTACCCGCTCGTGAGCGAGGCGGAATTCTCGCGTTCGACGCTCGGAAACGTTATCAGCCGCTATTTCGAAAACTCCTACCTCGGGGCCGTTTCGGCGCTGGTCGAGGAGGAGAAGATCTCGGTTGACGAACTGCGGGAGCTGATCGAACGCATCGAAACGCAAAACCGCGGATAG
- a CDS encoding M56 family metallopeptidase, with the protein MYALLIYSLKVGACLAVFYLFFKLLLSRETFHRLNRAVVLGALLLSFVLPLCVITVYREAPVLPEIRPALLAAAAEDAAVGRAAEPAFPWERLAGGVFLLGAAAVLLRTLWSLGCVARLIRSGRRERQTDGVVLVRSDRVAAPFSWGRYIVLPERGRGEDEEAILIHERAHLRLRHSLDLLAADLAGCLQWFNPAMWLLRREIRAIHEYEADEAVLASGVDARSYQLLLVRKAAGGRWYPVANSFNHSKLKKRITMMLRKKSSRWAGARALLLLPLAGLALGAFAETAYVFPERYGDLTGETGRLSGGAESGDVPDSVLRSRKKGPGPLILVNGVRGRSLDGIDPGEIASVTVLKDSLSAVRYGADAGQGVVLVELKPAAAGRTDSLRTVSATVVRGTGPAARQAVEAGMNAAGAGVRMGSAGIEIAGMALEMARDRMPAGEYEKAQRELEKARQELDAYMRSDEWKEAQRGISEAGAYFESDEWKEAQRKLSEAGAFFRSDEWKRLRKRMEETGAEIGNFDWGRLPDSLEGSLCEMDPEELERLRSRLDGRMERIVIRNGRGDANGRLSVSGTGADPVFFLNGRKVTAETVQKMDPRQIVSVTVLKDASSLEEYGEEGRGGVVKIVSKSGEANESGLSAPAVSVRVAPKRSVFDYLGDETLFAEGESSREMLRAIPADYRVYINGKLRDRSEIEAYSRIRKVRIYKNDAAAKRYGEAARAGVVEIQARR; encoded by the coding sequence ATGTACGCGCTGTTGATATACAGCCTGAAGGTCGGGGCCTGCCTGGCGGTCTTCTATCTCTTTTTTAAGCTGCTGCTGAGCCGCGAGACATTCCACCGCCTCAACCGGGCGGTGGTGCTGGGAGCGCTGCTGCTGTCGTTCGTGCTTCCGCTGTGCGTCATCACCGTTTACCGCGAGGCGCCCGTGCTGCCGGAGATCCGGCCGGCTCTGCTGGCCGCGGCCGCGGAGGATGCCGCCGTCGGCCGCGCTGCGGAGCCCGCCTTCCCTTGGGAGCGGCTCGCCGGAGGGGTGTTTCTCCTCGGTGCCGCGGCGGTGCTGTTGCGGACCCTTTGGTCGCTGGGGTGCGTGGCGCGGCTGATCCGCAGCGGCCGCCGGGAACGGCAGACGGACGGCGTCGTGCTGGTGCGGTCGGACCGGGTCGCGGCGCCCTTCAGTTGGGGGCGTTATATCGTGCTTCCGGAGCGGGGGCGCGGCGAGGACGAGGAGGCGATCCTCATACACGAACGGGCGCATCTGAGACTGCGTCATTCGCTCGACCTGCTGGCGGCGGACCTCGCGGGATGCTTGCAGTGGTTCAATCCGGCGATGTGGCTGTTGCGGCGCGAAATCAGGGCCATCCATGAGTACGAGGCCGACGAGGCGGTGCTCGCCAGCGGCGTCGATGCCCGGAGCTATCAGTTGCTGCTGGTGCGGAAAGCTGCCGGCGGGAGGTGGTATCCGGTCGCGAACAGTTTCAATCATAGCAAACTTAAAAAACGTATTACCATGATGTTGCGCAAGAAGTCGTCGCGCTGGGCCGGAGCCCGGGCGCTGTTGCTGCTGCCCCTTGCGGGGCTCGCTCTCGGGGCTTTCGCCGAGACCGCGTATGTCTTTCCGGAAAGATACGGAGACCTGACCGGAGAAACGGGCCGGCTTTCCGGCGGGGCGGAGTCCGGGGACGTTCCCGATTCGGTGCTCCGCAGCCGGAAAAAAGGTCCCGGACCGCTGATTCTGGTGAATGGCGTCCGGGGACGGTCGCTCGACGGCATCGACCCGGGCGAGATCGCTTCGGTCACGGTGCTGAAGGATTCGCTGTCGGCGGTCCGCTACGGAGCGGATGCGGGGCAGGGGGTCGTTCTGGTCGAACTGAAGCCGGCGGCAGCGGGGCGGACGGACTCCCTGCGCACGGTGTCCGCGACCGTCGTGCGGGGAACCGGCCCGGCGGCCCGGCAGGCCGTGGAAGCCGGGATGAATGCTGCCGGAGCGGGTGTCCGGATGGGCAGCGCGGGGATCGAGATCGCCGGAATGGCACTGGAGATGGCACGCGACCGCATGCCCGCCGGGGAGTACGAAAAGGCGCAGCGCGAGCTGGAGAAGGCGCGGCAGGAGCTGGACGCTTACATGCGGAGCGACGAATGGAAGGAGGCGCAGCGCGGGATTTCCGAGGCGGGGGCCTATTTCGAGAGCGACGAGTGGAAGGAGGCGCAGCGGAAACTCTCCGAGGCAGGGGCGTTTTTCCGGAGCGACGAATGGAAACGTTTGCGGAAGCGTATGGAGGAGACCGGTGCGGAAATCGGGAATTTCGACTGGGGACGGCTGCCGGACAGCCTGGAAGGCAGCCTTTGCGAAATGGATCCCGAGGAACTGGAGCGGTTGCGGTCGCGGCTCGACGGCCGGATGGAGCGGATCGTGATCCGGAACGGCCGGGGCGATGCGAACGGCCGGCTTTCGGTCTCCGGAACCGGTGCGGATCCCGTCTTTTTTCTCAACGGACGGAAAGTCACGGCCGAAACGGTGCAGAAGATGGACCCCCGGCAGATCGTCTCCGTCACCGTGCTGAAGGACGCTTCGTCGTTGGAGGAGTACGGCGAGGAGGGCCGGGGCGGCGTGGTGAAGATCGTCTCGAAGTCCGGGGAGGCGAACGAGTCCGGACTCTCGGCTCCGGCCGTGTCGGTGCGGGTTGCCCCGAAGAGGAGCGTGTTCGACTATCTGGGCGACGAGACCCTGTTCGCGGAGGGCGAGTCGTCGCGCGAGATGCTGCGTGCGATTCCCGCCGATTACCGGGTCTATATCAACGGCAAGCTCCGGGACCGTTCCGAGATCGAAGCCTATTCGCGGATCAGGAAGGTGCGCATCTACAAGAACGACGCCGCGGCGAAGCGGTACGGCGAGGCGGCGCGGGCCGGGGTCGTCGAGATTCAGGCGCGCAGATAG
- a CDS encoding BamA/TamA family outer membrane protein: MYVRFCIILLLLSAAASASFARVAGPGMRSPKRTVPDTVRTHTPDRFTPDSARIANPRAAARNARLYDSIRSKTERRRVPHLLYKMLFVRPVLDTTSNGRVTDESLLLAPYAGKTIGDITIERRQVFDNGGNWLERTSNKLHYLTRDRVIRRDLLFGPGDRFDPQLVVRNKQLLRSRSYIADVDIAVLPDSLDTTRVNLLITTRDSWTISADGALHSEGRTMVGLSDANILGTGNSLKFMTNFSRSDFSYGGNMFEYEIPNLLGTFYTAEFAAGRDFYNSTLELGMRKEFLKRTDYELGLTYSDNKAKRYMIETDTSLLVKERNLDAWGGYSHYLPGIRSSLYLTGRYNYRRFSRRPPVRADYNPALHDQDVLLLGTGLYRERFYTANMIYGFGAREYLASGYKAEAVGGYSWGEFDDAMYLGLSFEAGGFRTMGYIMGGFTLGSYIDLASGMWRRSAVDIDLRWFSNLFMVRRSRIRQFLAFNYTQGWNRLQGNDESIRFTHVNGLQALKEHITGTNRMILNTETVIFTPYQPLGFRIALFGFADFGLLGYSPNIFKNEFYTSFGLGVRLRNERLVFNTIQIRLGLALGKPGLVESDFFRISNSTRLEQYRYRPTRPEIVGFE; encoded by the coding sequence ATGTACGTCCGGTTCTGCATAATTCTCCTGCTGCTCTCGGCAGCGGCGTCCGCCTCTTTCGCCCGCGTCGCGGGTCCCGGCATGCGCTCTCCGAAACGGACCGTCCCGGACACGGTACGCACCCACACGCCGGACCGCTTCACGCCCGACAGCGCCCGCATCGCCAATCCCCGGGCCGCCGCACGCAACGCCCGTCTCTACGACAGCATCCGTTCGAAAACCGAACGCCGCCGCGTGCCGCACCTGCTCTACAAGATGCTTTTCGTGCGGCCCGTGCTGGACACCACCTCGAACGGCCGCGTCACCGACGAGAGCTTGCTGCTGGCCCCCTATGCAGGCAAGACGATCGGCGACATCACCATCGAACGGCGGCAGGTGTTCGACAACGGCGGCAACTGGCTGGAACGCACGAGCAACAAACTCCACTACCTGACGCGCGACCGGGTGATCCGGCGCGACCTGCTCTTCGGCCCGGGCGACCGATTCGATCCGCAGCTCGTCGTGCGGAACAAACAACTGCTGCGCTCGCGCAGCTACATCGCCGACGTGGACATAGCCGTGCTGCCCGACTCGCTGGACACCACGCGCGTCAATCTCCTCATCACGACACGCGACAGTTGGACCATTTCGGCCGACGGCGCCCTGCACTCCGAAGGGCGGACGATGGTCGGGCTCTCCGACGCCAACATTCTCGGCACGGGCAACAGTCTGAAATTCATGACCAACTTCAGCCGTTCGGACTTCTCCTACGGCGGCAACATGTTCGAATACGAAATCCCGAACCTGCTGGGAACCTTCTACACCGCCGAATTCGCCGCCGGGCGCGACTTCTACAACTCGACGCTCGAACTGGGAATGCGCAAGGAGTTCCTCAAACGCACGGACTACGAACTGGGCCTCACCTACAGCGACAACAAGGCCAAACGCTACATGATCGAGACGGACACGTCGCTGCTCGTCAAGGAACGCAACCTCGACGCCTGGGGAGGCTACTCGCACTACCTGCCCGGCATCCGTTCGAGCCTCTACCTCACGGGACGCTACAACTACCGCCGGTTCAGCCGCCGCCCGCCCGTCCGCGCCGACTACAACCCCGCGCTGCACGACCAGGACGTCCTGCTGCTCGGCACGGGTCTCTACCGCGAGCGGTTCTACACGGCCAACATGATCTACGGATTCGGCGCACGCGAGTACCTCGCCTCGGGATACAAGGCCGAGGCCGTCGGCGGATACTCCTGGGGCGAGTTCGACGACGCCATGTACCTCGGTCTCTCGTTCGAGGCGGGCGGATTCCGCACGATGGGATACATCATGGGCGGCTTCACGCTCGGCAGCTACATCGACCTCGCGAGCGGCATGTGGAGACGCAGCGCCGTGGACATCGACCTGAGGTGGTTCTCCAACCTGTTCATGGTCCGCCGCAGCCGCATCCGGCAGTTCCTCGCCTTCAACTACACGCAGGGGTGGAACCGCCTGCAGGGCAACGACGAAAGCATCCGCTTCACCCACGTGAACGGATTGCAGGCGCTCAAGGAGCATATCACGGGAACCAACCGCATGATTCTCAACACGGAAACTGTCATTTTCACCCCCTATCAGCCGCTGGGATTCCGCATCGCCCTGTTCGGATTCGCCGATTTCGGACTGCTCGGCTACTCGCCCAACATTTTCAAGAACGAGTTCTACACCTCGTTCGGCCTCGGAGTGCGGCTGCGCAACGAACGGCTCGTTTTCAACACGATCCAAATCCGGCTGGGCCTCGCCCTCGGCAAACCGGGCCTGGTCGAAAGCGACTTCTTCCGCATCTCGAACAGCACGCGGCTGGAGCAGTACCGCTACCGCCCGACACGGCCCGAGATCGTCGGATTCGAATAG
- a CDS encoding TraR/DksA family transcriptional regulator, translated as MADERTRYSDAELEEFKQLILKKLESARADYELLRATITHTADNDTEDTSPTFKVLEEGAATLSKEESGRLAAHQMKFIRNLEMALVRIENKTYGICKTTGKLIPKERLMKVPHATECIEAKEGRK; from the coding sequence ATGGCAGACGAAAGAACACGGTACAGCGACGCCGAGCTCGAGGAGTTCAAGCAGCTGATCCTGAAGAAGCTCGAAAGTGCGCGTGCGGACTACGAGCTGCTGCGCGCCACTATCACGCATACGGCCGACAACGACACGGAGGACACCTCCCCGACGTTCAAGGTGCTCGAAGAGGGCGCCGCGACACTTTCGAAGGAGGAGAGCGGACGTCTGGCGGCACACCAGATGAAGTTCATCCGCAACCTCGAAATGGCGCTCGTCCGCATCGAGAACAAGACCTACGGCATCTGCAAGACCACCGGGAAGCTCATTCCGAAAGAGCGGCTGATGAAGGTCCCCCACGCCACGGAGTGCATCGAGGCCAAAGAAGGCCGCAAGTGA
- the ileS gene encoding isoleucine--tRNA ligase, with product MKFKEYKGLDLAGLAADVLSEWDARDTFHKSISTREGRPTFVFYEGPPSANGQPGIHHVMARTIKDVFCRYKTQQGYLVHRKAGWDTHGLPVELGVEKKLGITKEDIGKTISIEEYNRACREAVMEFTGMWEQLTRKMGYWVNMDDPYITYDNKYIETLWWLLKQLFDKGLLYKGYTIQPYSPAAGTGLSTHELNQPGCYRDVKDTTVVGQFRIKHPKPGMEGWGTPYFLAWTTTPWTLPSNTALCVGPKFDYVAVRTWNAYTGEKMTVVLAKALLYAHFNKKAEGLALDAYKPGDKLVPFEIAGEYKGPELEGMEYEQLLPWVKPVETDAEGMWHDASQKAFRVILGDYVTVEDGTGIVHIAPTFGADDAFVARAAGIPSLFMINKKGETRPMVDLQGRFYRLEELDERFVRECMDVEAYREYEGRWVKNAYDPQFTVEGRYDEKAAAAAETLDIYICMKMKAAGQAFRIEKHVHNYPHCWRTDKPVLYYPLDSWFIRTTALKERMIELNRTIRWKPESTGTGRFGKWLENLNDWNLSRSRFWGTPLPIWATEDRSEVKCIGSVGELVAEIEKSVAAGLMTENPYRNFRVGDMSEENYSTKNIDLHRPYVDSIVLTSSKGEPMRREPDLIDVWFDSGAMPYAQVHYPFEHEADFGEVYPADFIAEGVDQTRGWFFTLHAIATMLFDSVAFKNIISNGLVLDKNGNKMSKRLGNAVDPFEVLSTYGPDATRWYMISNSQPWDNLKFDRDGVDEVRRKFFGTLYNTYSFFALYANVDGFTGREAEIPMERRPEIDRWIVSLLNTLVRDVTESLESYDPTPAARAIQEFVGENLSNWYVRLNRKRFWGGGMSEDKLAAYQTLYTCLETVAMLSAPFAPFISDRIFTDLNAVSGRHTDESVHLAAFPKADEGLIDARLEDMMALAQKVSSMVLALRRKVSIKVRQPLTKILIPVLDPVTAEHIAAVKNLIMGEVNVKQVQLIEETTGVITKRIKPNFKTLGPRYGKYMKQIAALTAEFSQERIAQIEAAPETVLDLGGERITVTPADFEITSEDMPGWLVASEGKLTVALDITVTDELKAEGVARELINRIQNIRKESGFEVTDRIRVEIERKPCVAEGIARFADYIAAQTLAVEVRTAEAPAGETVVESEIDDEPLQIAVTRI from the coding sequence ATGAAGTTCAAGGAGTACAAAGGGCTCGACCTGGCCGGTCTGGCCGCCGATGTCCTGAGCGAGTGGGACGCCCGAGACACATTCCACAAAAGCATCTCGACCCGCGAGGGCCGTCCGACGTTCGTATTCTACGAGGGTCCCCCTTCGGCCAACGGCCAGCCGGGTATCCATCACGTCATGGCCCGCACGATCAAGGACGTCTTCTGCCGCTACAAGACCCAGCAGGGCTACCTGGTGCACCGCAAGGCGGGCTGGGACACCCACGGGCTGCCCGTGGAGCTGGGCGTGGAGAAGAAGCTCGGCATCACGAAGGAGGATATCGGCAAGACGATCTCGATCGAGGAGTACAACCGCGCCTGCCGCGAGGCGGTGATGGAGTTCACGGGCATGTGGGAGCAGCTCACGCGCAAAATGGGCTACTGGGTCAATATGGACGATCCCTACATCACCTACGACAACAAGTACATCGAGACGCTGTGGTGGCTGCTCAAGCAGCTCTTCGACAAGGGGCTGCTCTACAAGGGCTACACCATCCAGCCCTATTCGCCGGCCGCCGGCACGGGTCTCTCGACCCACGAGCTGAACCAGCCGGGCTGCTACCGCGACGTGAAGGACACCACCGTGGTGGGACAGTTCCGCATCAAGCACCCCAAGCCCGGAATGGAGGGCTGGGGCACGCCCTACTTCCTCGCCTGGACCACCACGCCGTGGACCCTGCCGTCGAACACGGCCCTCTGCGTGGGTCCGAAATTCGATTACGTGGCCGTGCGCACGTGGAACGCCTACACGGGCGAGAAGATGACCGTCGTGCTGGCCAAGGCGCTGCTCTACGCCCATTTCAACAAGAAGGCCGAAGGGCTCGCGCTCGACGCATACAAGCCGGGCGACAAGCTCGTTCCGTTCGAAATCGCGGGCGAATACAAGGGTCCCGAGCTGGAAGGCATGGAGTACGAACAGCTGCTGCCGTGGGTCAAGCCCGTCGAGACGGACGCCGAGGGAATGTGGCACGACGCCTCGCAGAAGGCGTTCCGCGTCATTCTGGGCGACTACGTCACCGTGGAGGACGGTACGGGTATCGTGCATATCGCCCCGACGTTCGGCGCCGACGACGCCTTCGTGGCGCGTGCTGCGGGCATTCCGTCGCTCTTCATGATAAACAAAAAGGGCGAGACGCGCCCGATGGTGGACCTCCAGGGCCGGTTCTACCGGCTCGAAGAGCTGGACGAGCGCTTCGTCCGCGAGTGCATGGACGTCGAAGCCTACAGGGAGTACGAAGGCCGCTGGGTGAAGAACGCCTACGACCCGCAGTTCACCGTGGAGGGCCGGTACGACGAGAAGGCCGCCGCCGCGGCAGAGACGCTCGACATCTATATCTGCATGAAGATGAAGGCCGCGGGACAGGCGTTCAGAATCGAGAAGCACGTCCACAACTACCCCCACTGCTGGCGCACGGACAAACCGGTGCTCTACTACCCGCTCGACTCGTGGTTCATCCGCACCACGGCGCTCAAGGAGCGGATGATCGAGCTGAACCGCACGATCCGCTGGAAGCCCGAATCGACCGGCACGGGACGCTTCGGCAAGTGGCTCGAGAATCTCAACGACTGGAACCTCTCGCGCTCGCGGTTCTGGGGCACGCCGCTGCCGATCTGGGCCACGGAGGACCGTTCGGAGGTGAAGTGCATCGGTTCGGTCGGGGAGCTCGTCGCCGAAATCGAAAAATCCGTGGCGGCAGGGCTGATGACCGAGAACCCCTACCGAAATTTCCGCGTCGGCGACATGTCGGAGGAGAACTATTCGACGAAGAACATCGACCTGCACCGTCCCTATGTGGATTCGATCGTGCTCACGTCGTCGAAGGGCGAGCCGATGCGCCGCGAACCGGACCTCATCGACGTATGGTTCGACTCGGGCGCCATGCCCTACGCGCAGGTGCACTATCCGTTCGAACACGAGGCCGACTTCGGCGAGGTCTACCCCGCCGACTTCATCGCCGAGGGCGTCGATCAGACGCGCGGCTGGTTCTTCACGCTGCACGCCATCGCCACGATGCTCTTCGACTCGGTGGCTTTCAAAAACATCATCTCGAACGGTCTGGTGCTCGACAAGAACGGCAACAAGATGTCGAAACGGCTGGGCAACGCCGTCGATCCGTTCGAGGTGCTCTCGACCTACGGTCCGGACGCCACGCGCTGGTACATGATCTCCAACTCGCAGCCGTGGGACAACCTCAAGTTCGACCGCGACGGCGTGGACGAAGTGCGCCGCAAGTTCTTCGGCACGCTCTACAACACCTACTCCTTCTTCGCCCTCTACGCCAACGTGGACGGCTTCACGGGCCGCGAGGCGGAGATTCCGATGGAGCGCCGCCCCGAGATCGACCGCTGGATCGTCTCGCTGCTCAACACCCTCGTGCGCGACGTCACGGAGAGCCTCGAGTCCTACGACCCGACCCCCGCGGCCCGCGCCATCCAGGAGTTCGTGGGCGAAAACCTCTCGAACTGGTACGTGCGCCTGAACCGCAAGCGCTTCTGGGGCGGCGGCATGTCGGAGGACAAACTCGCCGCCTACCAGACGCTCTACACCTGTCTGGAGACCGTGGCGATGCTCTCGGCCCCCTTCGCGCCCTTCATCTCCGACCGCATCTTCACGGACCTCAACGCCGTGAGCGGCCGCCACACGGACGAGTCGGTGCACCTGGCCGCCTTCCCGAAGGCCGACGAGGGGCTGATCGACGCCCGGCTGGAGGACATGATGGCTCTGGCGCAGAAAGTCTCGTCGATGGTGCTGGCCCTGCGCCGCAAGGTGTCGATCAAGGTGCGCCAGCCGCTCACGAAGATCCTCATTCCGGTCCTCGACCCCGTGACGGCGGAGCATATCGCCGCGGTGAAGAATCTCATCATGGGCGAAGTGAACGTCAAGCAGGTGCAGCTGATCGAGGAGACGACGGGCGTCATCACCAAACGCATCAAGCCCAACTTCAAGACCCTCGGCCCGCGCTACGGCAAATACATGAAGCAGATCGCCGCCCTGACCGCGGAGTTCTCGCAGGAGCGCATCGCACAGATCGAGGCCGCGCCGGAGACGGTGCTCGACCTCGGCGGGGAGCGCATCACCGTGACGCCCGCCGATTTCGAAATCACCTCGGAGGACATGCCCGGATGGCTCGTGGCGTCGGAGGGCAAGCTCACCGTGGCCCTCGACATCACCGTGACCGACGAACTGAAGGCCGAAGGCGTGGCACGCGAATTGATAAACCGCATCCAGAATATCCGCAAGGAGTCGGGATTCGAGGTGACGGACAGGATACGCGTGGAGATCGAGCGGAAGCCGTGCGTGGCGGAGGGTATCGCCCGCTTCGCGGACTACATCGCCGCGCAGACCCTCGCCGTCGAGGTGCGGACGGCCGAAGCGCCCGCCGGAGAGACGGTCGTCGAATCGGAAATCGACGACGAACCGTTGCAGATCGCCGTGACGCGGATCTGA
- a CDS encoding ABC transporter ATP-binding protein: MFKTYMRLLGFARPIKRYAIPYGIFSLLYALFNTLTFGLIIPILNTMFDDGFTPEYVEKLPPLRLDGDYLNVLFNYAYSHLFDAYDPRNVLLLLAVVAVVISFLSNLFRYLGSWTIETMRARTLQRMRNEMFSRVMDMNVGYFSEQRKGDIISKITSDIGVVQFCITNTLQVSFREPFLIVGYIVMMVAISWELSIFSILFLPVVALIIGSIVKRLRHPARTNQHRMGEMVSTLEESLAGIKVIKSYNATRYVKRKFFEISADLARLTLSMARRQQLASPMSEFLGITAVGVILVFGGSLVTKGSLDPGGFIAFVAIFSQITRPVRIFIDQFANINQGIAAGERIFSVIDTRPEIEDRPGARELKGLREKIEFRDVHFSYDGQHEVIDGISFEIRRGETVALVGPSGGGKSTLSELLPRFYDPTSGEIAIDGIPLRDYTQESLRAHMSVVAQDTVLFNDTIESNIAMGKPGATHEEIVEAARIANADQFIRECAEGYSTNIGDRGVKLSGGQRQRLSIARAVLKNPDILILDEATSALDTESEKLVQEALNKLLEGRTSVVIAHRLSTIHNADKIIVVDHGRIAEQGTHNELMARGGIYAKLIEMQSFD; encoded by the coding sequence ATGTTCAAAACCTACATGCGGCTGCTGGGATTCGCCCGGCCGATCAAACGATACGCCATTCCCTACGGAATCTTCTCGCTGCTCTACGCCCTGTTCAACACCCTGACATTCGGTCTCATCATTCCGATCCTGAACACGATGTTCGACGACGGGTTCACGCCCGAGTACGTCGAAAAGCTGCCGCCCCTGCGCCTCGACGGCGACTACCTGAACGTGCTGTTCAACTACGCCTATTCGCACCTGTTCGATGCCTACGATCCGCGCAACGTGCTGCTGCTGCTGGCCGTCGTGGCCGTCGTCATCAGCTTCCTGAGCAATCTGTTCCGCTACCTGGGCTCGTGGACGATCGAGACCATGCGCGCCCGGACGCTCCAGCGGATGCGCAACGAAATGTTTTCGCGCGTGATGGACATGAACGTCGGCTATTTCAGCGAGCAGCGCAAGGGCGACATCATCTCGAAGATCACCTCGGACATAGGCGTCGTGCAGTTCTGCATCACCAACACGCTGCAAGTCTCGTTCCGCGAGCCGTTCCTCATCGTGGGGTACATCGTCATGATGGTGGCCATCTCGTGGGAACTGTCGATCTTCTCGATCCTCTTCCTGCCGGTCGTGGCGCTCATCATCGGCTCGATCGTCAAGCGGCTCCGCCACCCGGCGCGCACCAACCAGCACCGCATGGGCGAAATGGTCTCGACACTCGAGGAATCGCTCGCCGGCATCAAGGTCATCAAGAGCTACAACGCCACGCGGTACGTCAAGCGGAAATTCTTCGAGATCAGCGCCGACCTGGCGCGCCTGACGCTCTCGATGGCGCGCCGCCAGCAGCTCGCCTCCCCGATGAGCGAGTTCCTGGGCATCACGGCCGTGGGCGTGATCCTCGTCTTCGGCGGGTCGCTCGTCACGAAGGGATCGCTCGACCCGGGCGGATTCATCGCCTTCGTGGCCATCTTCTCCCAGATCACGCGCCCCGTGCGTATCTTCATCGACCAGTTCGCCAACATCAACCAGGGAATCGCCGCCGGGGAGCGCATCTTCTCGGTGATCGACACCCGGCCCGAAATCGAGGACAGGCCCGGCGCCCGGGAGCTGAAGGGGCTGCGGGAGAAGATCGAGTTCCGCGACGTGCACTTCTCCTACGACGGGCAGCACGAGGTGATCGACGGCATCTCGTTCGAAATCCGCCGCGGGGAGACCGTGGCGCTCGTCGGTCCGTCAGGCGGCGGAAAATCGACCCTGAGCGAGCTGCTGCCCCGCTTCTACGACCCTACGTCGGGCGAAATCGCCATCGACGGCATCCCGCTGCGCGACTACACGCAGGAGAGCCTGCGCGCCCACATGAGCGTCGTGGCGCAGGACACCGTCCTGTTCAACGACACGATCGAGAGCAACATCGCCATGGGAAAGCCCGGCGCCACGCACGAGGAGATCGTCGAGGCGGCACGGATCGCCAATGCCGACCAGTTCATCCGCGAATGCGCCGAAGGCTACTCGACGAACATCGGCGACCGGGGCGTGAAGCTATCCGGAGGCCAGCGACAGCGCCTCTCGATCGCCCGGGCGGTGCTGAAGAATCCCGACATCCTGATCCTCGACGAGGCCACCTCGGCACTCGACACCGAAAGCGAGAAGCTCGTGCAGGAGGCCCTCAACAAGCTGCTCGAAGGGCGGACGTCGGTGGTCATCGCGCACCGCCTCTCGACGATCCACAACGCCGACAAGATCATCGTCGTGGATCACGGACGCATCGCCGAACAGGGCACGCACAACGAACTGATGGCCCGCGGCGGCATCTACGCCAAACTGATCGAAATGCAGTCGTTCGACTGA